In the Panulirus ornatus isolate Po-2019 chromosome 57, ASM3632096v1, whole genome shotgun sequence genome, one interval contains:
- the LOC139766162 gene encoding uncharacterized protein: MLLFSPQHTGRADNFIVNPLLSQRSILIYHIHLWPLLVSSLFFTVSATSAGNTRTHDTEILQYYCLQYKKQQVVMAVMARLKKSPRLSAVLFSALLWHFTLVGAERGTQRKVLLHHQPSSLTYTPHEDRPSGQQQVENYLEADFSLGHNHQTISQKKDEEPLSLRPTTSADAQTEAPGAEEVEERCRTTKCIVKSKYKGVPLIETAQDIATWKTGTKSNIINGTKIQEELYSGQMGPESRSSSSTTLSQLVEELTTRRRAVLRHLHRQRRDDTEVANGDIEVPRNSYFVLCDHPPRKFSPSFNGHSNVCADRQDIKTYSFNTYKFCFDVYSRIWNKNLKYYPIKTDDNTEYRIYTDRDYISICLPLLYRFNHCKVHKFLTICSNNTILIDPYNCPVRRNREEYFISMVFWNYYDGETDCLEKICDGTYEVIVREVNGVKVMIENLATVHEGITCWQAMYPLNHFKYQEKKVYITNNIHWPCCYTMYRVTWARDPGEHGLHGGWSYLPGTCLAGEVALVVMVAGVAISGVVGNLLVVTVMVRGAHRGQPSGMLRMSLAFSNLLISLFVVVPSLYYHLVPFLAPPHISIWESGNIFIFADNFLTVDKGLPVFQGVLYGVCSIVCLMTTFILSVERLILTWRPLRYRDYFTVPRIKVFIALTWMTATLHTLILIVDEDGDFSTTWDTILKLPLGINSYKWNNWIYSTNIVNLLFLTLMCISSITFSVIAIINFVREQVRVTAEWRALEMRVSGPIREENIRIVTSQLIITHLFLLSVFPMGVAFVASFTMPSVNALHTYLSLWLFLASTGWNPWIYNMRSQQFQQDVRSTLQAVKAMLTQVLCCVYQP, encoded by the coding sequence gtggtgatggcagtgatgGCTAGGCTGAAGAAATCCCCAAGACTGTCTGCGGTACTGTTTTCAGCGTTGTTGTGGCACTTCACTCTTGTTGGAGCGGAGAGAGGTACGCAGCGAAAAGTCCTGTTGCATCACCAGCCCTCAAGCTTGACTTACACACCTCATGAGGATAGACCATCTGGTCAGCAGCAAGTTGAAAACTACCTGGAAGCCGACTTTTCTCTGGGTCATAATCATCAAACCATATCACAGAAAAAGGATGAGGAACCATTATCTTTGAGGCCAACAACTTCAGCTGATGCTCAGACGGAGGCACCAGGAGCTGAGGAAGTGGAAGAGCGTTGTCGGACAACCAAATGTATTGTAAAGTCTAAATACAAAGGTGTACCACTAATAGAGACGGCCCAAGACATAGCTACATGGAAAACTGGGACAAAAAGCAACATTATAAATGGCACGAAAATCCAAGAAGAGTTATATAGTGGGCAGATGGGACCAGAGTCTCGTTCCTCCTCTTCAACTACCCTGAGCCAGTTAGTGGAAGAACTTACCACTAGACGTAGAGCTGTCCTCCGTCATCTTCATCGTCAACGGAGAGACGACACAGAGGTGGCGAATGGTGACATCGAAGTCCCCAGAAACTCCTATTTCGTGTTATGTGACCATCCACCTCGTAAGTTCTCTCCATCTTTCAACGGCCACTCGAATGTCTGTGCAGATAGACAGGATATAAAAACCTACAGTTTTAATACTTATAAGTTCTGCTTTGATGTTTACTCCAGAATTTGGAATAAGAATTTGAAATATTATCCAATTAAAACTGATGACAATACTGAATACAGAATCTATACTGACAGAGATTATATTAGTATTTGTTTACCACTGCTTTATAGGTTCAATCATTGTAAAGTACACAAATTTCTTACAATTTGTAGCAATAATACAATCTTAATCGATCCTTATAATTGTCCAGTGCGAAGGAATCGAGaagaatatttcatttccatggtGTTCTGGAATTATTATGACGGTGAGACGGATTGCTTAGAGAAAATTTGTGATGGTACGTATGAGGtgattgtaagggaggtaaatggagtCAAAGTTATGATAGAAAACTTGGCCACTGTTCATGAAGGTATAACTTGCTGGCAGGCAATGTATCCTTTGAATCATTTTAAgtatcaagaaaaaaaagtatatataaccAACAACATACACTGGCCATGCTGCTATACCATGTATAGAGTGACTTGGGCGCGCGACCCTGGAGAGCATGGGCTGCACGGTGGCTGGAGTTACTTACCAGGGACCTGCTTGGCAGGTGaagtggcgctggtggtgatggtggcgggtgtGGCCATAAGTGGGGTGGTGGGGAACCTgctggtggtgacagtgatggtgagaggtgcaCACAGGGGCCAACCATCCGGTATGCTCCGCATGTCTCTCGCCTTCTCCAACCTCCTCATTTCCCTTTTCGTCGTGGTCCCATCACTGTATTATCACCTGGTGCCCTTCTTGGCTCCCCCACACATTTCTATCTGGGAGTCTGGCAATATTTTCATCTTTGCAGATAACTTCCTAACCGTAGATAAAGGGCTTCCTGTCTTTCAaggtgtgttgtatggtgtgtgttCCATTGTGTGTCTTATGACAACCTTCATATTGAGTGTCGAGAGGCTTATTTTGACATGGCGACCACTCAGGTATAGAGATTATTTCACAGTGCCGAGAATCAAGGTTTTCATAGCATTAACCTGGATGAcagccacactacacacacttatTTTGATTGTTGACGAAGATGGTGACTTCTCTACGACATGGGACACCATTCTCAAATTACCCCTGGGTATTAACAGCTATAAATGGAACAACTGGATATACTCAACGAATATAGTGAATTTGTTGTTCCTTACATTGATGTGTATCTCGTCAATAACTTTCTCTGTTATAGCCATCATAAACTTTGTGCGTGAGCAGGTGCGGGTGACGGCAGAGTGGCGAGCCTTGGAGATGAGGGTGTCAGGACCCATCAGGGAGGAGAACATCCGTATAGTAACGTCACAGTTGATCATTACCCATCTTTTTCTTCTGTCCGTCTTTCCAATGGGTGTTGCATTTGTAGCAAGCTTTACCATGCCATCAGTAAATGCGTTACACACGTATTTATCGCTGTGGCTCTTTTTGGCAAGCACAGGATGGAACCCCTGGATCTACAATATGCGCAGTCAACAGTTCCAGCAGGATGTTCGCTCAACTCTGCAGGCAGTGAAAGCCATGCTGACGCAAGTTCTCTGTTGTGTATATCAGCCATGA